Proteins from a single region of Gossypium arboreum isolate Shixiya-1 chromosome 1, ASM2569848v2, whole genome shotgun sequence:
- the LOC108480425 gene encoding ACT domain-containing protein ACR9-like, whose product MGVPSDDAVLIQKGNKQGEPHVITVNCPDKHGLGCDICHIILDFGLYITKGDVSTDGIWCYMVFWVVPHSSSPVVRWPSLKNRLQSLCPSCSVTFYLNDQPSNSPASPVYLLKFFCLDRKGLLHDVTQVLCELELTIQKVKVTTTPDGRVLDLFFITDNMELLHTEERQHHLCKQLDAVLGDSCISCKLRLAGPEYDCHHGISSLSPAVAEELFCFVLSDKETRLQALSSDMTKLKKANVVVDNSLSPAHTLLQIHCVDHKSLFYDILRTLKDCNIKIAFGRFSPNSKGCRDLDLFIQQKDGKKFVDPEKQNGLCSRLKVEMLHPLRVIIANRGPDTELLVANPVELSGKGRPRVFYDVTLALKALGICIFSAEIGRYSSSDREWEVYRFLLDENCGFQLSSTLARNQIVDRVRRMLMGW is encoded by the exons ATGGGAGTGCCGAGCGACGACGCCGTTTTGATCCAGAAAGGAAACAAGCAAGGAGAGCCTCATGTAATCACCGTTAATTGTCCTGATAAGCACGGCCTAGGATGCGATATTTGCCATATAATTCTCGATTTCGGTCTTTACATCACCAAAGGAG ATGTTTCAACGGATGGAATTTGGTGCTATATGGTGTTTTGGGTGGTTCCTCATTCGAGCTCACCTGTTGTGAGGTGGCCAAGCTTGAAGAACCGCCTTCAATCCTTATGCCCTTCTTGTTCGGTGACATTTTACTTGAATGATCAACCTTCCAACTCCCCGGCTTCTCCGGTTTACTTGTTGAAGTTCTTTTGCCTTGACCGGAAAGGATTGCTACATG ATGTTACACAGGTTCTCTGTGAGCTTGAGCTCACAATTCAAAAGGTTAAAGTTACAACAACCCCAGATGGCAGAGTCCTCGACCTCTTCTTTATAACTGATAACAT GGAGCTTTTACACACCGAAGAACGGCAACATCACTTATGTAAACAATTAGATGCCGTGTTGGGTGATTCATGCATCAGTTGTAAACTAAGGTTGGCTGGTCCAGAGTATGACTGTCATCATGGTATCTCATCTCTTTCTCCTGCTGTAGCAGAAGAGTTATTTTGTTTTGTGCTATCCGATAAAGAGACTCGTTTGCAAGCTCTGAGCTCAGATATGACAAAATTGAAGAAAGCAAATGTGGTAGTAGATAATTCATTGAGCCCAGCTCATACATTACTTCAAATACATTGTGTTGATCACAAAAGTCTTTTCTACGATATCTTGAGAACTTTGAAAGACTGCAATATCAAG ATAGCTTTTGGCCGGTTCTCACCAAATTCCAAAGGCTGCCGTGATTTGGACCTCTTTATTCAGCAAAAGGATGGCAAAAAGTTTGTGGATCCTGAGAAGCAAAATGGACTATGCTCTCGTTTGAAGGTGGAAATGCTTCACCCATTGCGTGTCATCATCGCAAACCGTGGGCCTGATACAGAACTTCTGGTTGCTAATCCAGTTGAGTTATCTGGAAAGGGGAGACCAAGAGTTTTCTATGATGTTACACTAGCTCTAAAGGCTCTTGGAATTTGCATATTCTCG GCTGAAATCGGAAGATATTCGAGTTCAGATCGAGAATGGGAAGTCTACAGATTCCTTTTGGACGAGAACTGCGGATTCCAATTATCGAGTACGTTAGCTAGAAATCAGATTGTAGATAGAGTTAGAAGAATGCTGATGGGTTGGTGA